In the Qipengyuania pelagi genome, one interval contains:
- the argJ gene encoding bifunctional glutamate N-acetyltransferase/amino-acid acetyltransferase ArgJ, with amino-acid sequence MDLERSPLAEPFPEMPPIAGVTVRVARARYKDWDRTDLTFVELDDGTAIAGVFTKNVCCSSEVEIGRENVRQGRARAIVVNAGNSNAFTGYRGREAVEQVSEQVAAQLACPKSEVFVSSTGVIGVPLPKDRARAGVEAALNASPCGWREATDTIGTTDTFAKAAHAAAMLGETRVEICGIIKGSGMIAPDMATMLGYIFTDARIAPSLLQEMLDRANAQTFSCITVDGDTSTSDTVLLAATGRAENPMIETWDDAGADALYAAIADVCRRLAHLVVRDGEGAQKFIEIAVAGATSDESARRIGLAIANSPLVKTAIAGEDANWGRVVMAVGKAGEPADRDRLSIGFGGVWAARQGQPVADYDEGPVAEHLKGRDIRVDVELGMGDGRATVWTCDLTHGYIAINADYRS; translated from the coding sequence ATGGACCTCGAACGATCGCCTTTGGCCGAACCCTTTCCCGAAATGCCTCCGATCGCAGGCGTTACCGTGCGCGTGGCGCGGGCGCGGTACAAGGATTGGGACCGGACTGACCTGACCTTTGTCGAACTGGATGACGGCACCGCGATCGCCGGTGTATTCACAAAGAATGTCTGCTGTTCGAGCGAGGTCGAAATCGGGCGCGAGAATGTGAGACAGGGCCGCGCGCGGGCGATCGTGGTGAATGCAGGCAATTCCAACGCCTTTACCGGCTATCGCGGGCGCGAGGCGGTGGAACAGGTCTCGGAACAGGTCGCGGCGCAACTCGCTTGCCCGAAAAGCGAGGTTTTCGTGTCCTCGACCGGTGTGATCGGAGTTCCCCTCCCCAAGGACCGCGCGCGGGCGGGCGTCGAAGCTGCCTTGAACGCCAGCCCCTGTGGTTGGCGCGAGGCGACCGATACGATCGGCACCACCGACACCTTCGCCAAGGCGGCGCACGCGGCGGCCATGCTGGGCGAAACGCGCGTCGAAATCTGCGGGATCATCAAGGGCAGCGGCATGATCGCGCCCGACATGGCGACCATGCTCGGCTATATCTTCACTGACGCCAGGATCGCGCCCTCCCTGCTCCAGGAGATGCTCGACAGGGCGAACGCGCAGACCTTTTCCTGTATCACGGTGGATGGCGACACCTCGACCAGCGACACGGTCCTCCTCGCCGCGACTGGCAGGGCCGAGAATCCCATGATCGAGACCTGGGACGATGCGGGTGCGGACGCCCTCTATGCGGCAATCGCGGATGTCTGCCGCCGCCTCGCCCATCTCGTCGTGCGCGATGGCGAAGGAGCGCAGAAATTCATCGAGATCGCGGTCGCCGGCGCAACGAGCGACGAGAGCGCCCGCCGCATCGGCCTTGCAATTGCGAACTCGCCGCTCGTCAAGACGGCGATCGCGGGCGAGGACGCGAATTGGGGTCGCGTGGTCATGGCGGTGGGCAAGGCAGGCGAACCCGCCGATCGCGACCGGTTGTCGATCGGCTTCGGCGGGGTCTGGGCCGCGCGCCAGGGGCAACCCGTGGCGGACTATGACGAGGGTCCCGTGGCCGAACATCTCAAGGGCCGGGACATCCGCGTGGATGTCGAGCTGGGCATGGGCGATGGTCGCGCGACGGTCTGGACCTGCGACCTCACGCATGGATATATCGCCATCAACGCGGATTACCGGTCGTGA
- the secA gene encoding preprotein translocase subunit SecA, translating into MLKALTKSLFGSSNDRYVKSMDKIVNQINALEEQIQALSDEELQAQTDKFREQLENGKTLDDILPEAFATVREASVRVLGMRHFDVQMVGGIVLHRGEIAEMRTGEGKTLVATLATYLNAIEGKGVHVVTVNDYLARRDAEWMGQLHRFLGLTVGVIVPNLNEFERRDAYNSDITYGTNNEFGFDYLRDNMKHDRNQMVHRPFNYAIVDEVDSILIDEARTPLIISGPTEDKSELYISVDAIVKDLDPEWYEADEKTKNISWTEEGTDAIEAKLAEAGLLETENLYDVENTQVVHHLDQALRANIMFKKDTDYIVKDDKIVIIDEFTGRMMDGRRWSNGLHQAVEAKEGVKIEPENQTLASITFQNYFRMYPKLSGMTGTAATEASEFWDIYKLNVAEIPTHREVARIDEDDQFYKNTMDKFAAIAKAIKEKNELGQPVLVGTVSIEKSELLSQFLEKEGVKHEVLNARQHEREAHIVAQAGRIGAVTIATNMAGRGTDIQLGGNLEFRTEDELADMPEGPERDAAIARIKQEIAEEKQRVKDAGGLFVLGTERHESRRIDNQLRGRSGRQGDPGLSRFYLCLEDDLLRIFGPDTLFSRMMNSNLEDGEAIGSKWLSKAIETAQKKVEARNYEMRKQVVQYDDVMNDQRKVIYEQRAEIMDSEAVDDVVIDMRHDTINNIVGEACPPGSYPEQWDVARLKERVEEVLGLTPPIDAWLEEDAVEPEIIEERLQQAADGKMEAKIARVDPTMWRNVEKSLLLQSLDHHWKEHLSTLDALRQVVWLRAHAQKQPINEYKQEAFSLFEHMLDTLREDTTSKLIKLDVREPEPMPAASLPELPDFLTGHIEPLSGIDNSDDGDGSERRAALFGSLAGSPQAAAGPGGVSDNPYAGKEISRNAPCPCGSGNKYKHCHGAIGARA; encoded by the coding sequence ATGCTCAAAGCCCTTACCAAGTCGCTCTTCGGCTCGTCCAACGATCGTTACGTCAAGTCGATGGACAAGATCGTCAATCAGATCAACGCGTTGGAGGAGCAAATTCAGGCTCTTTCCGATGAAGAGCTGCAAGCCCAGACCGACAAGTTCCGCGAGCAGCTGGAAAACGGCAAGACGCTCGACGACATCCTGCCCGAAGCGTTCGCCACCGTGCGCGAAGCATCCGTCCGTGTGCTCGGGATGCGGCATTTCGACGTGCAGATGGTCGGCGGGATCGTGCTTCATCGCGGCGAGATCGCCGAAATGCGTACGGGCGAGGGCAAGACGCTGGTCGCCACGCTCGCGACCTATCTCAACGCGATCGAGGGCAAGGGCGTCCACGTCGTCACCGTGAACGACTATCTGGCTCGGCGTGACGCGGAATGGATGGGCCAGCTGCACCGCTTCCTCGGGCTGACGGTCGGCGTGATCGTGCCGAACTTGAACGAGTTCGAGCGCCGCGATGCGTATAATTCGGACATCACCTACGGCACGAACAACGAGTTCGGCTTCGATTACCTGCGCGACAACATGAAGCACGATCGCAACCAGATGGTGCATCGTCCCTTCAATTACGCGATCGTCGACGAGGTCGATTCGATCCTGATCGACGAAGCGCGCACCCCGCTGATCATCTCCGGCCCGACCGAGGACAAGAGCGAACTCTATATCTCGGTGGACGCGATCGTGAAGGATCTCGATCCCGAATGGTACGAGGCGGACGAGAAGACCAAGAACATCAGCTGGACCGAGGAAGGGACCGACGCGATCGAGGCGAAGCTGGCCGAAGCGGGCCTGCTCGAAACCGAGAACCTCTACGATGTCGAGAACACGCAGGTCGTCCACCACCTCGACCAGGCCCTGCGCGCGAACATCATGTTCAAGAAGGATACCGACTACATCGTCAAGGACGACAAGATCGTGATCATCGACGAGTTCACCGGCCGCATGATGGACGGGCGCCGCTGGTCGAACGGGCTGCACCAGGCGGTCGAGGCCAAGGAAGGCGTCAAGATCGAGCCGGAGAACCAGACGCTCGCCTCGATCACCTTCCAGAACTATTTCCGCATGTATCCCAAGCTGTCCGGCATGACCGGCACCGCCGCCACCGAGGCGAGCGAGTTCTGGGACATCTACAAATTGAACGTCGCCGAAATCCCGACCCACCGCGAGGTCGCGCGGATCGACGAGGACGACCAGTTCTACAAGAACACGATGGACAAGTTCGCGGCCATCGCGAAGGCGATCAAGGAGAAGAACGAGCTGGGCCAGCCGGTCCTGGTCGGCACGGTCTCGATCGAGAAGTCGGAGCTCCTGAGCCAGTTCCTCGAAAAGGAAGGCGTCAAGCACGAGGTCCTCAACGCACGCCAGCACGAGCGCGAGGCGCATATCGTGGCGCAGGCGGGCCGCATCGGCGCAGTCACCATCGCGACCAACATGGCCGGTCGCGGCACCGACATCCAGCTGGGCGGCAATCTCGAATTCCGCACCGAGGACGAGCTGGCCGACATGCCCGAAGGCCCCGAGCGCGACGCTGCCATCGCCCGCATCAAGCAGGAGATCGCGGAGGAGAAGCAGCGCGTGAAGGATGCTGGCGGTCTGTTCGTGCTCGGCACCGAACGCCACGAATCCCGCCGGATCGACAACCAGTTGCGCGGTCGTTCGGGTCGCCAGGGCGATCCCGGTCTGTCGCGCTTCTACCTCTGCCTCGAAGACGACCTGTTGCGCATTTTCGGACCCGACACGCTGTTCTCGCGCATGATGAACAGCAATCTGGAGGATGGCGAGGCGATCGGGTCGAAATGGCTTTCGAAGGCCATCGAAACCGCCCAGAAAAAGGTCGAGGCGCGCAATTACGAGATGCGCAAGCAGGTCGTCCAATACGACGACGTGATGAACGACCAGCGCAAGGTCATCTACGAGCAGCGCGCCGAGATCATGGACAGCGAGGCGGTGGACGATGTCGTGATCGACATGCGGCATGACACGATCAACAATATCGTCGGCGAAGCCTGCCCGCCGGGATCCTATCCCGAGCAGTGGGACGTCGCGCGCCTGAAGGAGCGGGTCGAGGAAGTGCTCGGCCTGACGCCCCCGATCGACGCCTGGCTGGAAGAGGATGCGGTCGAGCCCGAGATCATCGAGGAACGGCTGCAACAGGCTGCCGACGGGAAGATGGAAGCCAAGATTGCGCGTGTCGATCCGACGATGTGGCGCAATGTCGAAAAGAGCTTGCTTCTGCAATCGCTCGACCATCACTGGAAGGAACACCTCTCCACGCTCGACGCGCTGCGTCAGGTGGTGTGGCTGCGCGCGCACGCGCAGAAACAGCCGATCAACGAATACAAGCAGGAAGCCTTCAGCCTGTTCGAACATATGCTCGACACGCTGCGGGAGGACACCACGTCCAAGCTCATCAAGCTCGACGTGCGCGAGCCCGAACCGATGCCGGCCGCGAGCCTGCCCGAACTGCCCGATTTCCTCACCGGCCATATCGAGCCGCTGTCGGGCATCGACAATTCCGACGATGGCGACGGATCGGAACGCCGCGCGGCACTGTTCGGATCGCTTGCGGGCAGCCCGCAGGCCGCCGCCGGACCGGGTGGCGTCTCGGACAACCCCTATGCGGGCAAGGAGATCAGCCGCAACGCCCCGTGCCCGTGCGGGTCGGGCAATAAATACAAGCATTGCCACGGCGCGATCGGCGCCCGCGCGTGA
- a CDS encoding sulfite exporter TauE/SafE family protein, whose amino-acid sequence MVWLVLAFFATALLYASVGFGGGSTYSALLALGGLDYRVLPLVSLACNIVVVAGSTVRFSRAGILPWRRALLLTALAAPAALIGGLTPIGERNFLLLLGASLVLTGVTLLIPVARSSEARATSAARFAPFAAPPLGYLAGLVGIGGGIFLAPLLHLVRWAEAKSIAATAALFILVNSLFGLVGQILKGGEGRFEAAIGFGLPLLVAVAIGGQIGSYLVVKFLPQRWIRWMTAGLTLFVGVRLVLDHI is encoded by the coding sequence ATGGTCTGGCTCGTCCTCGCCTTCTTCGCGACCGCGCTTCTCTACGCCTCGGTCGGGTTCGGCGGGGGATCGACATATAGCGCGCTGCTGGCTCTGGGCGGGCTCGATTACCGAGTTCTTCCTCTCGTGAGCCTCGCCTGCAACATCGTCGTCGTGGCAGGCAGCACCGTGCGCTTCTCGCGGGCGGGTATCCTGCCGTGGCGGCGCGCCTTGCTCCTGACCGCGCTTGCCGCGCCTGCTGCACTGATCGGCGGATTGACCCCGATCGGCGAGCGCAATTTCCTGCTTCTGCTGGGCGCCAGCCTCGTGCTGACAGGCGTGACCCTGCTGATTCCAGTCGCTCGATCGAGTGAGGCGCGGGCGACAAGTGCCGCGAGGTTCGCGCCATTCGCCGCGCCGCCCTTGGGTTATCTGGCCGGGCTGGTCGGCATTGGCGGAGGGATCTTCCTCGCGCCCCTGCTCCACCTCGTGCGCTGGGCCGAGGCGAAGAGCATCGCGGCGACGGCGGCGCTGTTCATCCTCGTCAATTCGCTCTTCGGACTGGTCGGCCAGATACTGAAGGGCGGGGAGGGACGGTTCGAAGCGGCGATCGGATTCGGCCTGCCGCTATTGGTCGCGGTCGCGATAGGGGGGCAGATCGGCAGCTATCTGGTGGTGAAATTCCTGCCGCAACGCTGGATTCGCTGGATGACGGCCGGACTGACCCTCTTCGTCGGGGTTCGACTGGTTCTCGATCACATCTGA